Within Gimesia chilikensis, the genomic segment GTTTCTTCCCGGATGGTTCTGAGAGGTACAGGTTCAGTGACTGCCCCATGTCGATCCATTTCTGGCGATGGGCCGCACATTCGATAATCCACTTGGGTTCCACTTCGAATGACGTCAGGTAACGGGCCTTCACATCATCGGGAATCCGTTCAATTTCGACGACCGAACCATCGTAGTACTTGAGAGCTTCCAGCATGTCCGCATCCCACAGGTCGAGGGCTTTCAGATCGTCCACCAGTTGACGGTTGACCTGGGTAAACTCACCAGACAGGTTGCTCTTCACATACAGATGCTTGTAGGAAGGCTCAATCGACTGTGACACACCGATAATCGTGGAGATGGTTGCCGTAGGGGCGATTGCCATCACGTTACTGTTACGCATGCCGTTCGCAGCGATCGAATCACGAACACGCTGCCAGTCCAGACGGGTCTGACGATCCACGTCAATCGGCACGCCCCGCTCTTTCTCGTAGAGGTCGAGCGTATCGATCGGCAACAGGCCCCGTTCCCACTTGGAACCATGATAGGAACCATAGCGGCCCCGTTCTCCGGCGAGTTCGGACGAAGCCAGAATCGCGAAGTAGGAAATGGCTTCCATGCTGGCATCGGCGAATTCAACCGCCTGCATGCTGGCATAGCTGATTCCCTGGGCAAGCAGCGCGTCCTGGAAGCCCATCACGCCCAGACCGACGGGACGATGACGGGTGTTGGAGTTGCGTGCTTCGGCAGTCGGGTAGTAGTTGATGTCGATCACGTTGTCGAGCATCCGCATCGCAGTGCGAACCGTTTCTTCCAGCATGCCCAGGTCGAGCTGACCATCGACGATGTGCAGCTTGAGGTTGACGGAACCCAGGTTGCAGACCGCGGTCTCATCACGGGAGGTGTTGAGCAGAATCTCGGTACAGAGGTTACTGCTGTGAACCACGCCGGTATGATCCTGCGGAGAACGGATGTTGGACGGATCTTTCCAGGTAATCCAGGGATGACCGGTTTCGAACAGACGGGTCAGCATCTTCCGCCACAGTTCGACGGCAGAAACCTTCCGGAACAGTTTGATCTCGCCGGTTTCGGTCATCTGTTCGTATTCGACGTACCGCTTTTCGAAATCGTGACCGTAGAGGTCATGCAGATCGGGTACACTGTCCGGGCTGAACAGGGTCCATTCGGCGTCTTCGCGAACGCGACGCATAAACAGGTCGGGAATCCAGTTGGCGGTGTGCATGTCGTGAGTACGACGACGATCATCGCCGGTGTTCTTCCGCAGATCGAGGAACTCTTCGACATCCAGGTGCCAGGTTTCGAGGTAGGAGCAGACAGCCCCTTTCCGCTTGCCACCCTGGTTCACAGCCACAGCCGTATCGTTGACCACTTTCAGGAACGGAATCACGCCCTGGCTCTGGCCGTTGGTACCACTGATGTGCGAGTTGGTCGCCCGAATCTGAGTCCAGTCGTTCCCCAGTCCGCCGGCCCACTTGGAGAGCTTGGCATTGTCGGAAACACACTTGAAGATATGATCCAGGTCGTCATCGACGGTCGACAGATAACAGGAGCTCAACTGCGGGTGCAGTGTGGCTGAGTTGAACAGAGTCGGCGTCGCAGAGGTGAAGCGGAAGGTTGAAAGAATATTGTAGAACTCAATCGCCCGTCCGGTCGGATCGTCCTGCTCCTGGATTGCCAGGCCCATGGAAACACGCATCCAGAAATACTGAGGTGTTTCAATGCGACGGCCGCCAATGTGCAGCAGGTAACGGTCAAAGATCGCCTGCAGTCCCAGGTACTGGAACAGGTGATCCCGCTTGGGCTCGAGAGCCAGAGCGATACGATTCAGGTCAAAGCTGAGCAGATCGGGGCTCAGACGTTTGGCTTCGATGCCGTCGTTCAGGAACTGCTGGAACCGATCGACGTACAGCTGATTCAGCTCATTTACGTCCGCGGGAGCATTCCCCAGAGCGTCGTTGTAAATGATCTTCAGCATCAGGCGTGAAGCAACGGTATCGTAAGCGGGATCCCGTTCGATACGGGTCCGGGCTGCCAGAATCATGGCGCGATACAGTTCTTCTACGGAGATACCATCGAAGATGGAACGCATGACTTCTTCCAGCAGGTCTTCTGCTGAGCAGTCCCCTTCCAGGCCGCGACAGGCTTCCGACAGGCGGGCCAGAATTCGTGATTCGTCAAAGGGAACTTTCGTGCCGTCTTTGAGGACCACGTGGAAACGAGGTGCGGAAGACTTGACGGTATCTGCATCGTCTTCCAGCTCTGAGGAACCACGCAGGGCCCGCAGTTTGGCGCGTTCAGCACGATAGACGATGTAGCGACGGGCGATCCGGTAGTGCCCGCGACGCATCAGCATCATCTCGACGACGTCCTGAATCTTTTCGACTTCAATGCCTTCATCACTGCTGGCTGCTGAAGAAATTTCGTTGGCCACTGTCTCGACCATCTCCGGAATTTCCATCCGGATTTCATCATCGAGTGGCTGATTTTCCGCGAGATTCAATTCTGCACGAAAAGCGTTGGAGATTGCTCGACCGATCAACGAAGCATCAAACGGAGCTTTGCGCCCCCCGCGCTTCCTGACGATCCATTCTGTTTGCGCTCGAATCATTCGATTGCCTCCTTAAAATGGAATGCTAAAAATCCGGCTGTGTCCATGCCGACAGCAGCTTAGGTGTATCCAAAAGATGTGTGGTGAGATGATCTGCAGTGACACCCCCAGTGACACTACATGAAGTGCTCTCGCTTCTCATTGCCAGAAATGACACAACAGAAAAGACAGGAAACATAAAGAGAATGGAGCAGGCAGGCAGCATTTACGCATTGCATGAACTGGCAACTCCGTTTGCTCTTACAGAACCCTCACTGATCTGAAATTCAATTTCTGAACAATAACCGCATGTGAGAGTCGAGGCTCCAGCAAGTCCCTGTCAGACAGGTTTTTCGAGTCATCAGCAGACACGTTGAGCACTCTGAAAAGCGACAAAAACGTGGCCCGCAACGATCCGGAGATTTACCATCCCAAGGCTTGTGAAAACCAACTTCTTTTTGACCCAGAACGGAACAACTGTGTACTGTTTCGTCTGTGTCACTCACTCATAACACCCAATATAGTGTGTATATTTCAGTAGTCAATACTAAATGTTGGACATCGTCCAAAGATGTCAAGAATCATTAACCAGACTCATCAAAAGCCTGTATTTGTAGAAATTACACACAAATTTCATTCAAATCCAACCCCGAACTCACGAAAAAAATCAAAAGAATCTTTTCCGAATCCGCCCATCGTCAAACTCACCGATCCCCCTGCATCTTGCAAAAAGAGACCAGCTGAATAGAGGGCAAACGGGGCGAACTCACCATTCTTCATCAGAACTTAATCCCCACTGAATTTGCAGGAACGCAACGGCTGAACCAGGAACCTAACGTCCCAACAACCCCCACCGCCGGGCGAGACTCTGCATCAACAGGCCGAAGAACTCTCCCTTGGAGACCACCGGCCGCGTTTTCCAGACGTTGAACTGCACGCCTTCCACATGATCCAGGATCCTCAAGCCTCCCCGCGCAAACAGATCGATATCCACCTGCAGACGGCCCGGCAGGCGGGGCACCAAAGGTAATCCGTCCCTCAGATATTTACGCGCCCGTTCAACCTCAAACGCCAGCAGACACTGAAAGGCAGAGTTAAATTCACGGTTCTCTAACTGCTCCCGGCTATAACCGAACTGGCGTCGATCCTCCGCGGGCAGATAGATGCGACCGATCTCATAATCTCGGGCCACATCCTGCCAGAAATTCGCGAGTTGCAGGCCAGTGCAGATCGAATCGGACCACGCCAGGTTCTCCTCGGTCACCGATCGGCACAGATGCAGGACCAGTCGTCCCACCGGATTGGCACTTCGCTGGCAGTACTCCAGCAGTTGTGCGAAGGTCTCGTATTCCTGTACCCGCTGATCCTGTTCGAACGCCTGAATCAGATCATCAAAGGCCTGCTGAGGCAGATCGAACTCAACAATCGTCGGCGTCAACGCAATGAAGACCGGGTGCAGTTTGACCGTCTCTGAGCCATGTTCCTGTCCTGCCTGAGGCAGTCCGGCGTAACAGGCTTCAAGCTGCGACCGCCACCAGCTGAGCAGCGCCAGTGATCGCTCTGCTCCTTCGATTTCATCCCCCAGATCATCGGCCCAGCGGCAGAAAGCATACACGTTGAAGAAGTGCGTGCGTAACTCACGCGGCAGCACCCAGGAGACGACGGGGAAATTCTCGTAATGCCCCAGCGCGATCCGCCGACAGTAGGCCTGTGCCTCCGACAGGGAAACTGGAGCATCCGTCCCCTCAAAATAGGCCGAATCCGGTCCCCAGGCTGCTAATTCGTGCTCAAATACCGTCATTTAGCCGGAAGTTCCCAAACGCAGGGCTCCAGTTGATTAACAATCGCCGGTCAACTGGATAACCTGTAGAAATATGACTCAGCCGCTATAATATGCGAACCGCAGGCTGTGGTTCGCCGAGCTCTGTTTGTGACCGCCCGGTCCCCTCACCGGCTTGAATGTCAGCAGCAATCAGCTCCGATTTGACAGGCGCTTCACCGTTTCCCCCTGCCAGCTTTCAGGGATACAGCCCCGACAGCGGGAAATCAAGCGAGTGAACCGGCTCCCGTCGAATTCAAACTGAAAACGATTCCTTTGGATAATATAGATTCATCATGGCCATACCCAAAATTGCCATCGTCGGCCGCCCGAATGTAGGCAAAAGCTCGATCTTTAACTGGATCGCCGGACACCGGATCGCGATTGTCGATCCGACCGCCGGCGTGACCCGCGATCGCGTCACGTACCTCGTACATGAAAAAGAACGCTACTTCGAACTCGTCGATACGGGGGGCATCGGCATTACCGACAGCGACGATCTGTCGGAAGACATTGAACGCCAGATCCAGGTCGGCATCGACGAAGCAGACCTGATCCTGTTTGTCGTGGATGGTTCCATGGGCCTGGCCCACCTGGACGAAGAAGTCGCCCAGCGGCTCCGTTCCATCGAAAAGCCCAAAATCCTCTGTGTCAACAAATGCGATTCCACCCGCACCGATGACGAAGCAGCCCAGTTTTTTGGTCTGACCAAAGCGCCCGTCGTGCTCACCAGTGTCAAAGGGAACCGCAACCGGAATGAACTGATCAAGACCATTCTGGATAACCTCCCCCCGGCTGAAGAGTTTGAAGAATCGGAAGGCGAACATCTCTCCAATCCACCCGAACTCAAAATCGCCATCGTCGGTCGGCGG encodes:
- a CDS encoding ribonucleoside-diphosphate reductase subunit alpha; this encodes MIRAQTEWIVRKRGGRKAPFDASLIGRAISNAFRAELNLAENQPLDDEIRMEIPEMVETVANEISSAASSDEGIEVEKIQDVVEMMLMRRGHYRIARRYIVYRAERAKLRALRGSSELEDDADTVKSSAPRFHVVLKDGTKVPFDESRILARLSEACRGLEGDCSAEDLLEEVMRSIFDGISVEELYRAMILAARTRIERDPAYDTVASRLMLKIIYNDALGNAPADVNELNQLYVDRFQQFLNDGIEAKRLSPDLLSFDLNRIALALEPKRDHLFQYLGLQAIFDRYLLHIGGRRIETPQYFWMRVSMGLAIQEQDDPTGRAIEFYNILSTFRFTSATPTLFNSATLHPQLSSCYLSTVDDDLDHIFKCVSDNAKLSKWAGGLGNDWTQIRATNSHISGTNGQSQGVIPFLKVVNDTAVAVNQGGKRKGAVCSYLETWHLDVEEFLDLRKNTGDDRRRTHDMHTANWIPDLFMRRVREDAEWTLFSPDSVPDLHDLYGHDFEKRYVEYEQMTETGEIKLFRKVSAVELWRKMLTRLFETGHPWITWKDPSNIRSPQDHTGVVHSSNLCTEILLNTSRDETAVCNLGSVNLKLHIVDGQLDLGMLEETVRTAMRMLDNVIDINYYPTAEARNSNTRHRPVGLGVMGFQDALLAQGISYASMQAVEFADASMEAISYFAILASSELAGERGRYGSYHGSKWERGLLPIDTLDLYEKERGVPIDVDRQTRLDWQRVRDSIAANGMRNSNVMAIAPTATISTIIGVSQSIEPSYKHLYVKSNLSGEFTQVNRQLVDDLKALDLWDADMLEALKYYDGSVVEIERIPDDVKARYLTSFEVEPKWIIECAAHRQKWIDMGQSLNLYLSEPSGKKLHEMYMLAWERGLKTTYYLRTLAATQVEKSTVDVNKFGIQPRWMKNASASGDIQVERAAAATIVTPGQSCNLEDGECEACQ
- the hpnC gene encoding squalene synthase HpnC encodes the protein MTVFEHELAAWGPDSAYFEGTDAPVSLSEAQAYCRRIALGHYENFPVVSWVLPRELRTHFFNVYAFCRWADDLGDEIEGAERSLALLSWWRSQLEACYAGLPQAGQEHGSETVKLHPVFIALTPTIVEFDLPQQAFDDLIQAFEQDQRVQEYETFAQLLEYCQRSANPVGRLVLHLCRSVTEENLAWSDSICTGLQLANFWQDVARDYEIGRIYLPAEDRRQFGYSREQLENREFNSAFQCLLAFEVERARKYLRDGLPLVPRLPGRLQVDIDLFARGGLRILDHVEGVQFNVWKTRPVVSKGEFFGLLMQSLARRWGLLGR